Genomic window (Indicator indicator isolate 239-I01 chromosome 13, UM_Iind_1.1, whole genome shotgun sequence):
GCACTGTCTGTTACAGCCTGATCCTGTGCATGGAGCTGCTTAGAGAACCAtagaaaagatctccaagatcatcaggtccaaccatcagtctaagaccaccacggccatggtttaataaccatgcccccaagtgccatgtccacacatttcttgtgtTTGTATTCTGACAAGACCCGTGGTAAAAGCACATCACCAAAATTTGTGCAGCAATCACGTAAGGAGAGGCCTGAGTTTAAAGATGTAAATGTCCCTCCCTGTAGTTCCTTGTAGTTCcttacaaaattatttctgttttcaccTCACTGCCAACAACTGAAAGGGAACTTGAAACTTTAGTCAAGAGTGAGGTAAGGCTTCCATTAAGTGGTACAAAAGCTGTATTCCCAACTTTTAAAAATCCTTATAACCCACAATCTAACAGgatgcagccctgtgctgtaaTTTAGAAAAATTAAGGATTTTTCTGAACCttactttttaattaatttaatttaaacctTACTTTAAGGTTAAAAGGGAGGAAACTTGGTTCACATTCACCCACACTTCACCTCTGCGTACTCAAAATGTGGTTTCCTAAGATATTTCTCTCAGCTTTACAGTGAATTTTTGGTGATAAACACTCCTATCACTCATTCACAAACTAGGAGAGCAAAGTCCAGGTAGAATAATATTTAATTATTATAGCAAAAAATCATCAGAACTGCACAATTAGGCTCAGTTTTGAAAGCTTTGTACTTCCCAGGTATACTTACAGACCCCCATGAGAAGTGGATTATTGCTGAGACTGTAGTTTGGGGTTAAAAGTAAACTTTGAGCTACAAAAGTAGTAAAGACACTGGcagattttgtcttttttgttgttttcctttggttggttggttggttttgttataGGATCTCAGGATTCACAATTTTCATGCTGatttgaaggaaataaaaaaattgcaTAGCCCCTAGAAATGCCAAAGAAGCAATGCTCAGATTTGAAGATTTATTGATTATTTTTGTACCACACTCTTCTCCCTGGATTTGATTGGCAAGGAATCacccagaaagaaagaaaaatctgtaaaaCACTTcactttaaataaatatttgcactGGGGGAGGTTAAACAAAGGTCAAGTGCTTGGTATATAAACCATGTAACATCAAACGTGAGAAATTCAATCTTTATTCTGAGTCTGTgtacaaaataaataatacttAACACTGCTtgcaaaaataaacccaagaaTATATTGGCACAGGATGATCCCTCttttgaaatttcattttatttctagctaattttagatatttatagaaccagcaggaaaaaaaccaaaaaaacaccaaacccctgaaatttttcctcttccattGAATGTTGTCCCCAAAACTTTGGAGGCCTGTGGTGTTAATTTTTATGCTTTGATACACCAAGTGACTTTTTCTTCCAAGAAACTTTAGTTGTTGTGACCTTATCAGCTTCTTAAGCTCAACCATGACAAATTACCTTTTATGTCACCAACAATGCAAGCCATTATTCAAGCTGAAAGATTTTTAAACCACAAATCGTCTACCAAAGTGGCATAAGAATAGAATTCAAGCAAAATGCTCCTGAGCAAACACATCCCACAAGCTCTGGAAATGGAGTTTTCTAACTAAGGTAGCAATGACCTGCAGCAGAGAAGCATTTAAGGCCCTACCCTGTGAACTAACACCCTGCAGCTCTCTCAAGAAGTGGACTGCCCACTGCTCTCACCAGAGGAAAACTGGACAACCAGTTTAGGACATTACTGTGGAGAAGTTTGGCTTCAGAACATTTTAATCCCTGCCTTTTGTATTACTGTTAAAACCCAGCCCCATGGACTCTAATGTGGCATTAGAAACCTCCTGGGCTTTCTGCTCAAGACAGGGACCCTCAAAGTCAGGGCAATGGTTTTGATCATAACCACCTGCCTGAGATAAAGCATGAATCATAAAGAATTGGCATTTCACCAGCCCAGCCTCCCTTTTGACCTTCACACAGAGCTTCTTAGCCAGCTCACAAACTGTTTCAGTACCTGTACCACTCTATTGCTGCTGATCCGATCTCGAAGTCTTTCATAGTAGCTTTCTTCTTGCCATATTCCTTTGTGTTTCTTCAAGGCCTTCAACTCTGCTCGAAGGAGCCTTCTGTGAAGCTTCCAGTGGAGGTGGGAGTCGTGAGGCAGCCCTTTGATAGGCACTGTTCTGCCAAGCCCTTGCCTCAAGATCTCTTCGTTCAAGCACACGCTGAGGAATCGACCCTATAAAAAGGCAGGATAAAGATGACACTCACCTTTAAATCAGGGGGTTAGGTGTGAAATCCCTCTGAGATGCAAGCTTTACTTCTGCCTAGATCTACTCTCCAGCAGACTTAAAAGTTAAGAGCAGTCCAGCTGACTTAAAACCTAACACTCATGCAATACATTTGTAAAAGAACATGTGTAAAAGAACATGTGATGGACTCAGTATTTGACTAATCAGAACTaaatcatggattcatagaatgggttgggttggaagggaccttcaagatcatccagttccaagcccctgccgtgggcagggacacctccaggttgctcatggcctcatccagtctggccttgaacacctccagggagggggcatccacagcctctttgggcaacctgttccagtgtctccctaccctgaGTGTAAATGACAGTCCACCACTGACAGAGACACACTGGTTTcacacaaacacagaatcattctgCCTGgcagagacctttaagatcaagtccaaccattaacccagcactgccaagtcaccctCAGCATGACATCTATACATCTTATAAATGCCTCCAGGTCATTCAATTGTTTCCCTGGAGAGGCTGTTTTAGTGCCTCACAaacctttcaatgaagaaattgttcttcatctccaacctaaacttcctctggcttgaggccatttcctcttgtcctatcgtttgtttcttgggagaaggattgaccccaacctcctttcagggagttgtagagagtcagaaggtctcccctcagcctccttttttccagaccAAACCAACCCAGGTCCCTCATCTGCTTCTCCCtatttctgttctccagacccttcaccagtttcattacccttctctggaccttctcagTGTCTTTGCTGTAGAGTGCCCCAGGACTGAACACAGCAAAGTGTGGCCCCACCAGTGCTGATGAACCAGTCTGCAGAAATACTGCTCTTGAAATAAGACTTCCAAGCACAACTAAAATTCATTTCCATAGATAAATCTTGGGTCCACTCCTTAAACGTCCTGAGGTGATTAAACTGCCTAACCACAAACTCAAAACTGCAGAGAAAGGTCAATATTTGCCACAGAGAAAGGTCAATATTTGCCACTCTCTTCACCTTATTTACTAACACAAGGCACTCGAGTGCCAGCTCCTCCCTTCCCAGGAGCTGGAACCAGATCATCTGTTTGGGTTTCAGCTCCTGCTGTAACCAGGCCATGCCACTGGGAGCCCACTCCACTCCAGCAAGCTTCACCAGCAGAAGACCTTTGGATTGCCCTGGTTAGAGAGAGAACTTTGGTTACTGCACGCAGCAAAGGCAGCTTGATGCTTTGCATGGACCCTCACCTGCTGGTTGTGAATTTACTCCCATGGATtacaaaccaaagaaacccaACCCATTTTAGTTCCCCCAAACACTATTTATTCACACAGAAGAATTTGGTCTCATCTCTCCCTTTAGAAAAAGAATTCGAGCTTGCAGAAGTGATTTGAGCTGGTTTGGTTGATTCTGCACACAGATGGAACTGTTTTCATTATCAGTCACTGCCCTTTTATCTGGAAGGGCACAAACAATAGGCAAGAAGCACCAGGGCCTGCAGGTATTGATTTGCAAAGCAGGAGTGTGACTCAGAGCTGATGGACAGCTTCTGCCAAGTGACAGAAAAACTGTCCATGACAATGGGCTTGTACCTGGCTGCCAGATCTTCATCCCTAAATTAAAGCCTGTTCCCAGCAGAGTCTTTTTTGCCAGGAAGGAGATGAGCCATGAAAGCAAATAATAgactcaaagaatcacagactggtttgggtgggaagggacctttaaaggtcacccagtccaaccacctgcagtcagcagggacatctgcaactagagcaggttgctcagagccccaaacaccTTCACCCTCCCTTCCAGCTTGCTCCTCCCATTCTTGCAGCCACATTAAGAACATAAATGTTTAATTTCTGCCTTGGTTCTTCACCTCCTCTCACTTACATTTTCTCTGTATGGATGTGATGAGAGGAATGCTGATGGGAATGTGTTCAACCTCCAGACCTTTCTCCGTGATGTGATGTAATTTCCCCCTCAGTTTCACATTCTTTGTGACAAACTCCACAGGTATATCCAGAGCACTTGTGAACTTTGTTGTCTGTTGATGGAAAGAAGAGCaatggggtgcatgaagaagagcatggccagcaggtcaagggaggttctccccaccctgcactctgccctggtgagaccacacctggagtactgggtccagttctgggctc
Coding sequences:
- the C13H3orf33 gene encoding protein C3orf33 homolog: MAVAGVLVLARSVRMTTKFTSALDIPVEFVTKNVKLRGKLHHITEKGLEVEHIPISIPLITSIQRKWQSKGLLLVKLAGVEWAPSGMAWLQQELKPKQMIWFQLLGREELALECLVLVNKGRFLSVCLNEEILRQGLGRTVPIKGLPHDSHLHWKLHRRLLRAELKALKKHKGIWQEESYYERLRDRISSNRVVQVNSP